attctaaaaagtttaaaaggaaaatattaaaaaaataatttttattgggtCAGCTGCGAATCTTTTACATATACACCAAACTTGATTTGACCCGACCCCCACACGGCCACACCCACCCCACAGTTACCGGTCGTTATCAGTGCCTTTGCTTCGATTTTTTCCAATCACTTCCCCCAAATCCCTCCTCTAAAATCCACTCTcaaaatccattaaaaaaaaaaaccctaaaaagggtgtttgaaatttttttccgATTTTCTCCGATtcgattttggaaaaaaaaaaaaaaacaaccggAATCGCCGCTTCGATTTCAAAATCTTCGAAATAATTTTACACAGGCCGTTTgaatttgattctctatttcTAACCCTTTTTCGTTACCGCTACGGAGGTTTCTTCTTCGTAGTGGTTCATCTTCTTCACAGAagaaatcaaattcaaatgagGCCTTTTCTGTATATCTTTTTGATCGGGGAGGGAAAAAAGTCAACGTGAAAAAAAGGTGGAGGGTATTTAGAGCGATGTTGGGTGAGATTCGCTGTGGGTTTAATGTTGAAAGTTGTTTCTTCCATTTAGCCGAATGGCATCCTTTGCAATAGCATAGTTGATTCGGGCTTCAGGCCTTTAAAGAAAATCAGGTAATTTGAATTTAGTATTGGATTTTAATTATGCTAGGGTTTCGTTTGATTGTTTGGTTTGctgctttttttctttctttctaattttacTGTTTCGGATTGTGCGAGTCAATTTATGTCTTAATGAGTATTGGAATTACAGTAGCCGtttactatttatttactttttgatttGATGCTGGAgctttctaattattttagatttattgttAAATGATCGAATGTATTATCGACTGTTAGGGTTATTAGttatgtttagggtttaaatctGGGGTTAGTAATAGAGCTTTATTTGCTAGAAAGCGTAGTAACTTTACTTGCAAGAAAGTCTAGTATAAATAAGTTGTAAGTTTTGCGGTCAACTTGTTTGTTCAATATAAACCACACTGATTTTTGGTAGATATTAGTAGTGAAAGAAGGGAGAATGAGCTAGAAAGTAGGGGAGAGAACTAGAGGGAGGAAGGAGAAGGGAGGAGCGAGGGAAGAGCAGGGACAGGGATATGGATGGTGAAAGGAGAAGGGAGAAGGTGCATGATAGGAGTTGGGATATGGAAGCAGATAGAGATAGGAAGAGGGAGAAGGAAAGAGATTGGAGCAGGGGTAATGACAGAGAAAGAGTtgggaaaaaatgtaaaaaaaaaactgaagaaTGGAACCGAAAGCAGGAGAGGGAAAGGAGAAGTGACAGAGATTGGAGCAGGGGTAATGACAGAGAAAGAGTTgggaaaaaaggtaaaaaaaaactgaagaaTGGAACCGAAAGCAGGAGAGGGAAAGGAGAAGTGACAGGAGTAGGGATAAGATGGGAATATTGAAGTTGAAAATGATGGCTATAGTGATTAAGATAGGTATAAGAAACGTACACAATCTAAATGGGATGTAACAGAAAGCTATCGGACAGAAGATGAAAGCATTTAACACGGGGCATTTTATAATCATTGTGTACTATATGTTATTAGCTTTTATACTTTACGAAAATTTGAAAtgtagtccctgtacttttattttcaaaagtttagtttttttttccttttcagattttaaaatttaagtgcaACTGTTAATactgttgttttttttattaattactatgTCCTTTTTTTACAAGGCTAccaaataagtattttttattaggGTTAAACAGTGATTTGCCCCCTGAATTATATCTCATTCATCAATATGGTACCTGTGAATTTTTTTGTTCTCAACTTGGTAACTATGGTTTTATTCCGTCAATCACTTTACTCCATGTCGTTACGGAAAGTGACATGGTAATGTTGAACAAGTCAACGATCGACACGTGGCatgatatatattaaaaaataattttccatttttcctttatttacttttttattccattttgtatttttttaacaaacatTGTGTCACGTGTCAGTCGTTGATTGGTTCAACATTGCCATATGCCAAATTGagaacaaaaaaatttcaagtaccACATTGAGGAATGAGGTATAGTTCAGAGGGCACATCACTATTTAAccctttttactatttcaaaatgtcacaccaacaaatttaacagtgttaacaGTTAAACCTAAATTTTGCCATTTGAAAGGTAGAagaactaaatttctaaaaataaaagtatagggactaaaatctgaattttttaaaagcacaagaacttatgacatatttgaaCCTTTTATTAAGCGTAAACTGCAGTGGTAATCACCCAACTATTGGtaagtttcttttttggtcacccagTTATAAAAAGTCACAAACTTGTCACTCAACTATtcgattttgtcttttttggtcaTTGATCGTTAAATGGCTAACGAGGAAGAACTCAATAAGATTAAAGAGGAAAGCAGGAAGCAAAGGCATGGAGAAATATAAGAGTCAGTAGCTGCAGCAACAGAGTATGTTGTAGTGGATGTGAATAGAGCCTAAGTTGATGGGTAATTTCATATGTGTTTCTGTCAGTTCTAATGCATGATTTTTAATACTTTTGAATgattaattgaaaaaaagaaactagCTTTTTGAATAGAAATGTGCATAAATTGTGTTTTTGAATGAACAATTGTCTGtgtgtttcaatttagtcatttacacatttgtaataaaatattatatctcTTTATGTAGTATATAGATGTATTTGAGATTTCCTTAATCCTAACCAGAAAATTCCATGGGTAGTTTTGTGATAGCTATAGGTGGTCTATTGACCTATTCTTATGCTCACTTTTTCAGGTTTAAGATTTGTTGTTCGTTGTTCCGAGGCTTGAGAGCTGCAATTTACTACCTTCAATGTTTTGAGTGTTTAAATGTTTAGTAAGAGTGTTTCATTTGCTAGAGCAATGGGGTGTTGTGGTTGCTTTGGCTTCACAGCAAGGCCCAAACAAACTTCCAGGCCCAATTGTAGatctaactttaaaatttcccgGGAGTTATTGTTAGAAGAagaaatagaagaagaagatgatgatgattgtTCATATTACAGTGAGGTTACTAACACTGCTCATAGAGATGAAGTGGAGTCTATAGGTCGTGCCAAGCGTTCTGAAGAAATTTTGAGGTTCAAACTTGACAATGGCTTGATTTGCAGGCAATTTCCTGTCAAGGAAACCAACAGGATTGTCCGGTCAGAGGTAAGCttagaaatgaattattatgCCTCCGTTTGTAGTGAACTGTTATGACATATGATGGctttcttctttatttggcCACAATATTTTATCTCTAATATGGGTGCTGCATAATCATTACTATCTGTATCGACTTTACAAATTGTAATTATGCATAGGTTAGATGACTTGTCACTTTATGCCAACATTAGTGTTGTCTTGTCGATGTGCTTTAGCATGTGAGACAACTTGTGTGCTTTGTGTTCTGGAATTACACCAGTAATcttcatttcattttgtttttaattcttgtgctaatttagttttgattcttgACTTCGTTTTCAGGATGGAAATGGGAATAAGATGATTAATGAGTATGTGAGGGAATACAAGATTGGTTCTGGTAGCTATGGAAAAGTGGTGAGGATATTATTGAAAGACAGTGGTATATAATTTGCTTAAAGGATTTGAAATTTGCCTGTTTTGATTGCTTTTTTTGGTAGGTTCTGTATCGAAACAGCATAGATGGGAAACACTATGCTATTAAGGTTAGTAGCTTGTTTCAATACGAAGCGTTCCCTTTGAGGGTAAAAGAGAAGTAACAAATCAGAATGAGTGTTTTATGGCTATTCTATGCTGAATTTACGTGGTTACTTTCAGGCTTTACTTGGAGCCacatttattgtttattaacaaaattgaagcatttaaaattaaagaaacatttattgttaaaattttatgccaaATTATGATTCTACCTTTCAATCttgagtaatttttatatttaaattataggCTTTTCATAAGTCTCAATTGTCAAAGCTGCGAGTTGCTCTTACAGAGACGGCACTGACTGATGTTCTTCGTGAGGTATTgacttgatatatatatttctgaTATAATCACTCATATGTTGGATCAGACTGCTTTCTCTTCTCTCATTTAAAGGCTATtatcccattttatttttacttcaaaATAATTGGAAGTAACTCAGGTCTTCaactcctttcttttttcttttttaaatgaaaagtcTTTAATGGAGAAAATGACTCAGCTCATTGTTGGTTTAACATGTTATCGGTATTTTATTCCATCCATGAAGAGGTGGGGAAACAACAGAGAATTTGTAACACTATTTGTTTAATTTCCTTGACAAATCAGAGATGTTGGAAGAATTTTAAGGATTCTACTTTTTTTGTGGAGAGAGCTGCCTTAACTTCTACCTTTTATTTTGGGTGAGTGCCCATGTTTATCTGATCCATTTCCCTTGCAGATTCTAATTATGAAAGTGTTGGAACATCCCAATATAGTCAATCTCATTGAGGTGATTGATGACCCTAGCATGGATCAATTCTACATGGGTatttatatttcctttttttcccttaGTGATGTGCTTAAATGAGTTACTGTCATTATTGACTGCCTGTACCTTTCTCTTTGTTCAGTTCTTGAGTATGTGGAAAGCAAATGGGTTTGTGATGGTTCTGGTCCTCCTGGAGGCATTGGTGAAGATACTGCTAGGAAGTATGTGCGAGATATAGTATCTGGACTTATGTACCTCCATGATCATGTATGATTTGAAAACCAACTTTTGTGAATGGTTTCATTTTTTCttgcattcattttttaataaatctttTGTGAATGGTTGTGTGATAGGCCCCAACTAAATTCTTTATTAGATAGATATGGTAAAGAAGAAAGTGTGCTGTTTTTTTTATACCTATGATATATATTCATACTTGTTCGATACCTTATGTTTCGATGTTCTGATGATGAAGGGCTTTGATCTTAGAATTTTACTTGTTTACCCTTTGTACTGTGATGAAAGTTCATGCTCCCATGAATTTTACATTGTATGTGGAACATCTTGTTCACGGTGACGGACGATAAAATCATCTGTTGTTAACTTGCTAGTGTTGTTTCTTCTAAATACAGAACATTGTGCATGGAGATATAAAACCTGATAATTTGTTGATTACTAGCACGGGTACGGTGAAGATAGGGGATTTCAGTGTCAGCCAGGTTTTTGAGGTAATGGTTTTACTTTACCCGTAAATTCCCTCAAATTACACTTGAATGAGAGTGTTAAAGTGCAACGGTCTCTTGTTTGAACCTCTTATTTCATCTTTTCCTGTTTATTATTGCAATTATAATCATGTGAACCGCAGATTTTGTTAATAGTCTGTTCTTCTAAGATATGAGCCAAGTGTGGAAGGGTAGTGTGTGTACTGGGTAGATTGCGTGCAATTGTTTTGGTTAGTTTAAAGTTCAGTACACTATAAGTTTGTATGGCTTAGACTTGAAGGCTTTGCTTGGCTGAgcagaaagaaaattgaaaagatggaaatgtaagagtagaaaaatagaaagcagtttatcttttctttcctttggcgtgcttggtaggaaagatggaaaaatcgaaagaaaaagtaaaatttctttCCTTTCATTCCTTGGTAAAGTTGAAAATtgagataaaagaaaatgaaatatatttttttaattttctctccTCTTATCATTTCAGTTTggaatgatttgattttatccATTAGGATGGGAAATGAACATAtttcctattttctttcctctttcttaTTTTCTGTTCTCCTTTTCCGTGTTTCTATTTTTCCATCCAACCAAGTACACCCAAAAAGATTTGCTTGAAGTTTTCTAGTAGAACTTTGTCCTTGTTTGTTCTCATTTTCACGCCTCTCATTATTATTGCATCTTTGTCACTGTCGAACTTTTAAATCATGTTTAGTTCTCTGTGGAATTAAGTTGTGTATTTATTGTTtcagcaattttttttttaatttctgtagAATGACAACGATGAGCTTCGCCGTACTCCCGGGACTCCTGTGTTTACTGCACCCGAGTGTTGTCTAGGTCAGTTTTCCCTCTGTTAGCTGAAACTTCACTCTAGGATTTCATGGAGATAGAGAATattgtttatgtttgtttttacGAAGCCCAAAATCAACCAACAGGTTCAGTATATCACGGAAAAGCTGCTGACACGTGGGCTGTGGGAGTTACCTTGTACTGTATGGTACTTGGAAAATATCCGTTTCTTGGTGAGACACTACAGGATACATATGAAAAGGTATGCAAAGGCTTGCATACACTCTCTCGCTACATCTTTCTCTCTCCCACTGCCAACAAATACtttgttcattttcttcttGCAGATTGTTAATAACCCTTTAATCCTGCCGAACGACATGAACTCAGAGTTGAGGAGCTTACTAGAAGGACTTCTTTGCAAAGGTTAGCGAAATATTTCTTTATGATTTCGAGCTGGACTTTACTGTTCTTGGTGATCATGAGAATGTTAAAACCATTTCTATTTCAGACCCAAAAGAGAGAATGACTTTGAATGATGTAGCCAAGCATCCTTGGGTTATTGGAAAATATGGACCGATACCCCAGTATATGTGTTGGTGTAAGCGCAACAATACTGACGAGGGGCGGAATCCAATACGAGGAATGATGATACTCAATGGTAACTAACTAATCTTCTGCTTTTGAGAATTTGCTGTACAgtaaactaaaaagaaaaagaaaactcgGGCCTCCTTTTTTGCCCGGTTACTCCCTTTTTAATGCATGCGCCGGAGAACCAAAAAATCAAGAAAGCCGAAGACCGAGATGAAACAGTAGTGGTTGTTTCGGGTTTTATGATAAGATATACAGTAGGGAAATATTTGTGCAAAAAGTGATTCTGTGAGATATGATATCATAGCTtgggtttgtttgttttttttcgaTACCGAGCTTTAGTTTGTTATGGTTTGTATGAGTGTTATTCTCAATGGTATCTCAAATCTATTGTACATTAAACGAAATAATTTACTTTACAAGCAAGTACTTATAATTTTGTGAGATTATTTATTGGAGTTGATTGTAAATGTCCTTAAATTatgggttaaattttaaatatattttaattttaatgcattGGCTTTGGGTTGAATTTGAATACGCTATTGTTAGAAGGACAGTTAGTTCtatcattataaaatttattatttcttgcgTATTAATGAcggaaaaaaatatatattttatattttgtacttatcattattttaaatttgtaaaagtttataataaaaaaacctaattagaATAGGGAAAGGagtgataattttatattttgtttttatttttaacaaaaaaatttgatttattttatttgtttttggttcattattatatttgattttcaaaatatagtttgttatatttgattttctttaatctttaacttttaattattatcaaattgagGCTAAGAAAATGTCAGAAAAGCTCACTAGCCtcttttaagatttatttattaaaatgaattttaaataaaagaaaaccttattatttatgagttaatttttatttttatctttgatttttaaaatcaataaaatttaacaattattaaattaaattataaagtatgcataatatatttttattgatatatataaacttattttaagcttaaagtataattaaaattataaaacgaATGTATTATCTAATTAAAAGATTCAATAATTTATGAGAAATTTAGTAATCTTATAAGGAATTCGATAGTTGTCtaagaaattcaattttcttttacctttCTATAGAGGTATATGTGGATCGGGTAaggtaatatattttatgtttatttaagcttGACTGATTCAAAATATCggctttaaattttgtttaaatcaaatatgAGCCTAAAAAATTGTCCAAACCCGGCctgaaagaaaattgctaagttCAAGCCCGGCCTGGCCAGGcccatatttgattaaaaataaaaatatatatttaatatatatttcgattaaaaataaaaataaaaataaatatatttaatatataattcgggctGGGTTGGGTCGGGCTTAGGCCCATAttggatttaatatttttacccagTTATGCGAGTAAcagaatcatatatatatatatataggcacCCACAAAACCCTACTTCTCCCCCATTTACTCCACCATTGAAAGAAGCTTCTAGTTTCTCTGTTAAAAgcaacaaaatcaaaacatggCAAAGCGTTTAATCCCTTCATTCAATCGCATTTTGGTCGAGAAAATAATTCCTCCTTCTAAAACCACTTCCGGAATCTTACTTCCCGAGAAAACCTCTAAGGTTAATAATCATCTTCCATTTTCACtgattttttgggttttttttttcatctaatTTCGTTCAATATTTTTTCAGTTGAATTCTGGGAAAATCGTAGCAGTTGGACCAGGAGCACGAGACAAAGATGGGAAATTCATCCCGCTTAATCTAAAAGAAGGAGATACTGTTATTTTGCCTGAATATGGTGGCACTGAAATCAAGCTCGGTGAAAAAGAGTTagtctcttttttcttttaaaaaaaaatgtttttgtaTATTCTCATCGTTCTTCTTCAATGTTGAagctttttcttaaattttgatGCAAATTTGGCTCATTCATGCGTTAGACAAGTCAGGGTTGATTTTGAGCTAGACTCATTTGCACATGTTAGACTCTAGgcttttaattttcaaacttgTGAAGTTCTGGTTTGAGGATTGTATCATTTTGGGTTTCGGGCCTCTTCGAGTTCGAGTTGGGGCTCAGTATTTGGTTCGATTTAGTTTGGGTTGAAATATgtagatttaaatttttggggttattttggtttttcagTTCCTTTTGAGTTTATGTTTTCGGGTCTAATCATTTGGGGTTTAGTTCACTCTAGATTCGTATAATTTCAAGTTTGTTTTTGTATATTCTCATTGTTCTTCTGCAATGTTGAagattttacttaaattttggTGCAAATTTGGCTCATATAAGCCTTAGACAAGTTTGTGTTGATTTCAAGCTCGATTTATATGCATGTGTTAGATCCCAGGCTTTTAATTTTCGGGTTTGGGTCATTCTGGTTTGAGGATTTGGTTTTTCGTGATATGTAATTATAGGATTGTATCATATCAGGTTTTTGGTCATTTTAGCTTCGGGTTGTTTCGTGTTCTAGTCGGTTTTGGTTTAGGATTGGTTTGATTTAGTTCAGGTTGAAATATCGGGTTTTAAAGTTTCAGGTTATCTTGGTTTTCAATTCCTTTTGAGTTTGGATCACTGGGTTTGAAGTTCATGTTTTTCGGGTTGGATCATTTGAGGTTTAGGTCACTTAAGATTCATATCGACTTAGGTTTGCTTGATTCTAGTTTTGAGGATTTGTTTTTGGGTCCAGTCATTTtggatttatatataaaaagagtaATTTAAAGATCTAACTCGTGAGTGGTGTCAAATGAAAACTTCAAAACAAATCATTTGCACTTCATCAATAGTTTAATCAACCATTCTGGTTTATATCATTTTGGGTCTAGGCCGGATTGAGTTCATGCCTATTTGGATTTGGGTTGCTAGGTTCAGGTtgttaactttttataatcaaGTTGGATCAGATTTGATTCTAGTTGATCAAATAGGGATTTTGGGTTCTATAATTTATGCCTCTGTCTTTGTTTACTTATGAGCTTAGAAAATGTTTTTCTTGATGATGTTTGAATTGGATTGGACCGGAAAGTTGAATCGGGAACTGGTTTGGAGAATGGCATTGAACTGGTTGGATTGGAAACCGGTACGGACCGGCTGAACTGACGGTTGAACcggattttttaataatattttagttcaaTTGATCGGACTGAC
The Gossypium raimondii isolate GPD5lz chromosome 8, ASM2569854v1, whole genome shotgun sequence DNA segment above includes these coding regions:
- the LOC105790052 gene encoding serine/threonine-protein kinase GRIK1, encoding MFSKSVSFARAMGCCGCFGFTARPKQTSRPNCRSNFKISRELLLEEEIEEEDDDDCSYYSEVTNTAHRDEVESIGRAKRSEEILRFKLDNGLICRQFPVKETNRIVRSEDGNGNKMINEYVREYKIGSGSYGKVVLYRNSIDGKHYAIKAFHKSQLSKLRVALTETALTDVLREILIMKVLEHPNIVNLIEVIDDPSMDQFYMVLEYVESKWVCDGSGPPGGIGEDTARKYVRDIVSGLMYLHDHNIVHGDIKPDNLLITSTGTVKIGDFSVSQVFENDNDELRRTPGTPVFTAPECCLGSVYHGKAADTWAVGVTLYCMVLGKYPFLGETLQDTYEKIVNNPLILPNDMNSELRSLLEGLLCKDPKERMTLNDVAKHPWVIGKYGPIPQYMCWCKRNNTDEGRNPIRGMMILNGN
- the LOC105790053 gene encoding 10 kDa chaperonin, mitochondrial, which translates into the protein MAKRLIPSFNRILVEKIIPPSKTTSGILLPEKTSKLNSGKIVAVGPGARDKDGKFIPLNLKEGDTVILPEYGGTEIKLGEKEYHLYRDDDILGTLHE